The DNA window AAACCATACCAGCGGTAATAGCGCGCACTTTTCCATGTGCAAGATATAAGGGGTTGCGAGAATTGCAAGTGATGCATTTCGTATTCGAGGCGCCACATGCAAATACCATCCATGCTCAAAAATCATCCTATTTTCAACCGAAAAAATATCTAACCAAATATATGCAAGATTGAACTGGAAGAGAATTGCTACTCAACGTGAAATATCTTAATTCTTAAGCCACGGAAGTTCAAGATACTATCGCACATATCGTGCGCATTGGTAAACTTTAAAGAAATTgcaaaacataaaatacataaaaatatagtgcTTATGTCATAGATTTAGACATATAactaatgataataattataaataaaaaaataatcaattaattataattagagatatttgaatatatttaaatgacaGACGTAGCTTTTTTTCACTATTAGTtccatgttttaatatttacttttttaattttatcttctaatttttcaaatgtttcgttaattattattgaacaatattattttaaaagatcggtttctttatcgattaaaatttattaatttattttttatgcaaaaatttaaatttaaatttactagcagtattaaatttgctagtgattaattaattattttgtattaaaacactgttattaatacttttaatactcaaaataattaaaaacagaagtaataattattcagcCTTACTAGccagatttatttaatcagtAAGACACTACGTTTCAACCCTAAATCAAGTGCGAAAAGTCaccataaatacatataactcACGCGAGATCTTATAACATGTGCCCAAGTATATCatctaaaaaacaaatataatgtgATGCAGTAGAACATTCTAAAAACAGTAAACTTTCATAACAATATAGTCAATAATCTATACAAAACTTACAATTAGCGTGCATCGtatgaaacaataaatttaaattgacaAGCATTATAATATGATCCACAGTCGTGTGACATGTCTGTTGTAACCGAGATACGTtgcaatattcaaaataattaatcactaGTTAATGTAACacaagtattaaatttttgtacgaGTCATTTCAtactgttaatatttttaaaataatataactctaatcatataactttaatttaaatgttaaatttgagaattttgtgaaatttattaattacaaattaataaatatttatttttattaaatttttattaaattaataaaaatttattaattacaaattaataaataagtgaTTGGATTAATAAATAAGGATAATTCTTAAATCACTTTCactttattctcttttttcttcaacACGAGCAAAAAAATGATgcattaattctattatatcgCACgtcaaatattgtttaatattgtttaataaaattgtcagaAATATCCAAAAATAATACACTCAAATACTatgataacatttattaagcACAGGCATTATcgatcaattaattaatatcaaataatctAAAACAATAATCATGTCTAGCTAGTTTGCACTAACTTTTCGCTATATAAATCTGAATGAGAGAGCTTAGTGatgactttaaaaaatattttcgataaCGTCAATGTCCTAAATCACATCTTGAGAGAAATAAGCAGCATGTCATTGCACACTGCgatcaataaaatctttataacCGAGCTCGTGTGACCGCAAGTAGGAAGAACAACGTTATATGTATGCGCGTCTCACGCCGTCGCATATACATCCCTCAATACAACCTTGCACTCGCGTGACTTCATCCAAGGCCGCGACCCCCCGACTCCAGCATGCTGTCACACTTCTCGTACCCTTAATTCTCTTGCGCACCAATCGGCTGTGAGATTTCACGGATACATATAGAGGTTCTGCCCTTATTATCGTGTCCggcaatttattttctgtgTAACATTGTCGGCAATAATTCTTGATCGAATTGCTGTCGATTGTGAGATGACAATTATTTTCGTGGCATGACACGATCGTGAATATGAAaagatattgtaaattttgttatacatgcatgtataataataacaaatttgtcATTTATGGAATCTTACTAAATTGacaaattgattgaaaattatcgtTGACAATTttgatgaataaaaattgtaattatttcttaaaaaaaaactaaaactatgataataaaaaacacttttatatgAAATCCTCAAATAAAACTATCAAGATgggttatattttatttgcggAAAATAACACACAAAacataaataactttttgtcTCGAAAATagcaaacaaataaaattaaaaaatgttaaagattCAGTGAAGTTATAGCAACGAAAATGTTGACAGAGAAGTAGTTACTAAATAACTACTTCTTGGAACACAAGTAATGTTTCCGAATATTCTGACAAATTActtctaaaaataatgtcGAGCTATCGCCTACTGGACAGTGTCCAATAATCGCCACGAGCGAAGCTCGATAACGAAATGTCAGCTGATTCGGTCatctgatatttatttattagcttTACACGCTGTTAATCCatgtttatttcataaaaatagaaGTTAATCTTACCGGTTATCGATGCAGCTGCACAACGCTTGTATTTAATccatgtttaaataaattattgcaaagtATATTAATCGTTATTTTATCCCAAACGTGTTTGTTAATGTCAGCAACATAGAGATCTTGAAACTAGAGggaattgttatataaaatgctTGATTTCTTAAGATTTTCCACATATATAAATGggaatttggaaaaaaagttaaagatGGAAAATCTTATTAGAACAATAGGTATTTAGTACAAATCTTTACCTCGAGCCTAATGATCGGTGGGAATGCGTCTTCTTTCGTcattactaaataataaactgtATATTCTCTTTGACAAACTCTACGGACACGCACGCTCTGTAAGCACCATGCTGAAGACGTAGACTGCAGGATATTAATAGAGTTCtatgttatttttgttaaactcCTATATGTCATGCCTTTGTTAAGTAACCGCAGCAACCTTTGCGCTAATATTTGAAGTTGGTACATTAACAATTACGTGAATTTattaacgcaatatttattttagcacATTGACATATATTGCCTTtactgtatatattaattatacattcatgtcatattgatataaataaaatataatatgaaattaataatttattgtaaaatcgGTTAGAATTTTTTCACGCGGAAAATTGCGGAAGTTATCGATTTATCGGACAcacattatgtaaatttttatttctacataaaaaatgaatatctataatagaaaaataaattctcttcaattattaacttttttcgaattgtataattatttttaaaatgtgtatttacaataaaataaaaacaatgcaTTTGATATTTcgatataactttttaaattattcaagatgataaaaaatgtaaaaatactaATGTGAATTTACATACCTATTACGTtcattgcaatatttatacaatatattatatatattgtcgTAATAAAAATCGGATAATTttaccaatttttatttaatccatttataaattgcattatatattttgtacaaaataaacattaattccACCAGAAACTGATCGAGAAACTCGGAGTAAGAGCAGTTACATGATGCCACCATTTTGGCGGAATATACAACATTTCTCCaggttttaaataaaacgtcaTGCCACTAGCTTTACGAAAATTCGGCCATTTGTCGTAATCTGGCCTTACAGGATCTACTTGCGCAGTATTGTTAAGCAATCTACTGTCATAAGGATACAAATTATCTGTCTCGGCTGGAGAATACAAGATAACTCTTTTGTAgccaaatatctaaaaataataataataatactataataatgtgatataaataatacactaattatttataatatgtaagataaaatataaaattaataaaaatagtttttaatattttactcaaaCAATTTTCATTATGTCTTTTTACCTGAGAAAGCAGATTATTTTTTGGATCAAAGTGTAAAGGCGACACTGTATTAGCAGGTCCAAACCAAGCATTTATATCAACTTCCGAAGATTCTGCATCGTTCTCTTCATTATCCGAAAAGCAGCAATACTCTGGTACTTCGAAATCCTCTTTCAACTCCGGTAtctaagattaatttaaaaattgcgttTTTACATAAGATTTCACCAAGTATGCAACGAATTAATACCTGCTCAAATAATTGATGTTGTGCTAAATAACCAACTTCGCTATTATGTACAATAacgtgtttttgtaaaaattcagaaaaattaataagatgcTGTGTCCAATCATCTTCAGTATAACGGGATCCAATTTCAATCGGTACTGTCCGAGAGCCCGCGATCTTATTCAAATAGTTAGGATTTTTCCATAACTTTAATGCTTTCCAGTGATTGATACAATCTAATGAAccgtgtaaaaatttatattttatattcttttttaattttttaaaaatatatgttaaactaCTAAATGTTTATGCTATTAACggtgaataaaatttagaattatgtTATGACATGGATTTTATCATAAtacaaaatcaatataaaatattttattaacatatactAAGTTTGATTCATGTATACTAAGTTTGAACATTCGTACCTGTTAATAAAGCCGGTAACTTtggcataaaaattttattgtaaaatgtttgcATTGAAGGTTTTTCGAAATGTCTATCCGGATAATTAGACATTAAGTAGTTAGTCTCTTCgtgattaattgaaatatcttCCACATTTATAGTATGAGAttcttctaacaaaatttgcaaaataaaattgatttctaatttttaaatagtttaatgtgttacgtaataattattacattaatatttttatattcttaccaGCACAATAGTTGTTTAACTTCGTGGCAATAGCCGTCAATAAGTTTGGTATACTAGGAAGAGGTGCGCCCAACAGAATGCCTCTatcaatttcataaataatattttttaatatagttgtctttttcttctctttaccAACACAATTTTTCGTGTTTATTTCGTATTGAAGTTCTAATAATACAGCCTAAACGGTCAGATACAATTCCAAGTAAAATTCATACGGGTCAATAAAAGTTTTtgcaaagtaatataaatatgtttgattgtacatcaatattttgtaccttaataataatacatagaGAATAACAATATCTGTATTCTAGTGGAACATCTTTCCAGTAGCCTGAATTTAGTACCTCCCATGTGCGATCTAAGCAAGCTTCCACTCTTGTTATCGAAGCACTTATCCATTTTTCTGAAGTTCTTatgaagaaaacaaaatttatatttatataaatatttttgttgaatgTTACATAAACTACTTGTTGTTTCAAATAGATCTAAACCAGCTATGAAATTCCTACTTTAATAGTCATAtaatttcatacaaattttaacttttttgcatatttttacatcaattaatttaaataaataatataagattatacTCTAATGTATTTCAAACTAAttgatttaatcaaattttggcTTTAAGtttgtgataaatatatatgaaataatgttgcctattatttacaattcaatatttacaattgtttATCAGATGTTTGTAGTACGTTGATTATAGATGTCAAATgtagttttatttcaataggTATACTTTCCAATTCTTTTGTTAACAATTCCCAAGGGATTGTTATGATAGAATCACTGTGAGCCATTCTCTGTAAATTATTTCAGGGGTTTACCAATcatgattatataaaatataatcaaaacgTCTTTACTCTTATAAAAAGATGCTTCTGCTATACATGGGTTTACTTAAATATGACCATCGTACAATAACATAATCAGCTAAATAATACAAGATTTTTCCAGTTAGCGAGAAGGTTTTAACTCTACAAAAACTTTCTATGAATACAATAACATTTTCTGAGAGAAATAggattttaaacaaaaacgcTATGACACATAGAGGTACACAAGTGCCAGGACCATTGCATAAAATGAGCTCTGGTTTTTCATTCCATAAAATTGGAAGACAGTTTAGCGTGGCAAGTATAGTAGTCCAAACTGATGTAAAGTATGACTGCTGAACTTCCCGACttctataaatttctataattttgtgATCATTATTGCCACTCTCCAGATTCCTAATTTTTTCCGCGCTAAGTTGATCCGTCCAAGCGTGAATGTACACTCTGGGtgaataattcttaatatttaagtgTTTAATGATTCGTAGCATTTCAGCTGTATGTCCACCAGATCCTaatattatcattgttttagCGGGACAAAACTTCTCTCTGGACTTGCTTTTGATGAATATCAGATAACATGCTCTTACAAGTGTCAATACACAAACAAGCACAAAGAAGATGAAGCATTCTGCGTACATTTTCCAGTTCTGCAATctgaaaaaagtatttataaaataaaatatgtaccacacaaatttgcaaaaagttaaattacctataataataattcctaCTAATTTCACTAAGAATTTTGTTTCAGCTCATCACTGTAAACAATAAGAGATCACAacttaagtttaaaaaaatatttatttttataaatgggttttttttactctttgtaataaaatttgtactttTTGTACTACTTTAAGTAGCAATAAC is part of the Monomorium pharaonis isolate MP-MQ-018 chromosome 2, ASM1337386v2, whole genome shotgun sequence genome and encodes:
- the LOC105837308 gene encoding bifunctional peptidase and arginyl-hydroxylase JMJD5 isoform X5, with the protein product MAHSDSIITIPWELLTKELESIPIEIKLHLTSIINVLQTSDKQLTSEKWISASITRVEACLDRTWEVLNSGYWKDVPLEYRYCYSLCIIIKAVLLELQYEINTKNCVGKEKKKTTILKNIIYEIDRGILLGAPLPSIPNLLTAIATKLNNYCAEINFILQILLEESHTINVEDISINHEETNYLMSNYPDRHFEKPSMQTFYNKIFMPKLPALLTDCINHWKALKLWKNPNYLNKIAGSRTVPIEIGSRYTEDDWTQHLINFSEFLQKHVIVHNSEVGYLAQHQLFEQIPELKEDFEVPEYCCFSDNEENDAESSEVDINAWFGPANTVSPLHFDPKNNLLSQIFGYKRVILYSPAETDNLYPYDSRLLNNTAQVDPVRPDYDKWPNFRKASGMTFYLKPGEMLYIPPKWWHHVTALTPSFSISFWWN
- the LOC105837308 gene encoding bifunctional peptidase and arginyl-hydroxylase JMJD5 isoform X1 translates to MTDFQLASRTRVVGYPDLDQWIAELENRMAHSDSIITIPWELLTKELESIPIEIKLHLTSIINVLQTSDKQLTSEKWISASITRVEACLDRTWEVLNSGYWKDVPLEYRYCYSLCIIIKAVLLELQYEINTKNCVGKEKKKTTILKNIIYEIDRGILLGAPLPSIPNLLTAIATKLNNYCAEINFILQILLEESHTINVEDISINHEETNYLMSNYPDRHFEKPSMQTFYNKIFMPKLPALLTDCINHWKALKLWKNPNYLNKIAGSRTVPIEIGSRYTEDDWTQHLINFSEFLQKHVIVHNSEVGYLAQHQLFEQIPELKEDFEVPEYCCFSDNEENDAESSEVDINAWFGPANTVSPLHFDPKNNLLSQIFGYKRVILYSPAETDNLYPYDSRLLNNTAQVDPVRPDYDKWPNFRKASGMTFYLKPGEMLYIPPKWWHHVTALTPSFSISFWWN
- the LOC105837308 gene encoding bifunctional peptidase and arginyl-hydroxylase JMJD5 isoform X4, coding for MTDFQLASRTRVVGYPDLDQWIAELENRMAHSDSIITIPWELLTKELESIPIEIKLHLTSIINVLQTSDKQLTSEKWISASITRVEACLDRTWEVLNSGYWKDVPLEYRYCYSLCIIIKAVLLELQYEINTKNCVGKEKKKTTILKNIIYEIDRGILLGAPLPSIPNLLTAIATKLNNYCAESHTINVEDISINHEETNYLMSNYPDRHFEKPSMQTFYNKIFMPKLPALLTDCINHWKALKLWKNPNYLNKIAGSRTVPIEIGSRYTEDDWTQHLINFSEFLQKHVIVHNSEVGYLAQHQLFEQIPELKEDFEVPEYCCFSDNEENDAESSEVDINAWFGPANTVSPLHFDPKNNLLSQIFGYKRVILYSPAETDNLYPYDSRLLNNTAQVDPVRPDYDKWPNFRKASGMTFYLKPGEMLYIPPKWWHHVTALTPSFSISFWWN
- the LOC105837308 gene encoding bifunctional peptidase and arginyl-hydroxylase JMJD5 isoform X2, translated to MTDFQLASRTRVVGYPDLDQWRMAHSDSIITIPWELLTKELESIPIEIKLHLTSIINVLQTSDKQLTSEKWISASITRVEACLDRTWEVLNSGYWKDVPLEYRYCYSLCIIIKAVLLELQYEINTKNCVGKEKKKTTILKNIIYEIDRGILLGAPLPSIPNLLTAIATKLNNYCAEINFILQILLEESHTINVEDISINHEETNYLMSNYPDRHFEKPSMQTFYNKIFMPKLPALLTDCINHWKALKLWKNPNYLNKIAGSRTVPIEIGSRYTEDDWTQHLINFSEFLQKHVIVHNSEVGYLAQHQLFEQIPELKEDFEVPEYCCFSDNEENDAESSEVDINAWFGPANTVSPLHFDPKNNLLSQIFGYKRVILYSPAETDNLYPYDSRLLNNTAQVDPVRPDYDKWPNFRKASGMTFYLKPGEMLYIPPKWWHHVTALTPSFSISFWWN
- the LOC105837308 gene encoding bifunctional peptidase and arginyl-hydroxylase JMJD5 isoform X3, with product MTDFQLASRTRVVGYPDLDQWIAELENRMAHSDSIITIPWELLTKELESIPIEIKLHLTSIINVLQTSDKQLTSEKWISASITRVEACLDRTWEVLNSGYWKDVPLEYRYCYSLCIIIKAVLLELQYEINTKNCVGKEKKKTTILKNIIYEIDRGILLGAPLPSIPNLLTAIATKLNNYCAEESHTINVEDISINHEETNYLMSNYPDRHFEKPSMQTFYNKIFMPKLPALLTDCINHWKALKLWKNPNYLNKIAGSRTVPIEIGSRYTEDDWTQHLINFSEFLQKHVIVHNSEVGYLAQHQLFEQIPELKEDFEVPEYCCFSDNEENDAESSEVDINAWFGPANTVSPLHFDPKNNLLSQIFGYKRVILYSPAETDNLYPYDSRLLNNTAQVDPVRPDYDKWPNFRKASGMTFYLKPGEMLYIPPKWWHHVTALTPSFSISFWWN